In Saccharothrix violaceirubra, the following are encoded in one genomic region:
- a CDS encoding cysteine hydrolase family protein yields the protein MDLQNDFCAPEVVAARHGAVPEDLGGVVARAVRSVDVARADGVEVVFVRFLGDFVHQGASWRARDAVLDKRPQCLEGTWGAEFHAVTPAGDERVFTKRACFDAFLADGFEAHLHARGVDHLVLAGLYADVCVDSTARTAFQKGLHVTVLSDCTTSLHLPCPDVLRFMNRVYGARTLPLDVWATERNQAWTGSTGASG from the coding sequence ATGGACCTGCAAAACGACTTCTGCGCGCCCGAGGTCGTGGCCGCCCGCCACGGCGCCGTCCCCGAAGACCTCGGCGGGGTGGTGGCGCGGGCGGTGCGATCGGTGGACGTGGCGCGCGCGGACGGTGTCGAGGTGGTGTTCGTCCGCTTCCTGGGCGACTTCGTCCACCAGGGCGCGAGTTGGCGTGCCCGTGACGCCGTCCTGGACAAGCGACCCCAGTGCCTGGAGGGCACGTGGGGCGCGGAGTTCCACGCGGTGACGCCCGCGGGCGACGAGCGTGTGTTCACCAAACGGGCGTGCTTCGACGCCTTTCTGGCCGACGGGTTCGAGGCACACCTGCACGCACGCGGCGTGGATCACCTTGTGCTTGCCGGTCTCTACGCCGACGTGTGCGTGGACTCCACCGCGCGCACCGCGTTCCAGAAGGGACTGCACGTCACCGTGCTGTCCGACTGCACGACCAGCCTGCACCTGCCCTGCCCGGACGTGCTGCGGTTCATGAACCGCGTCTACGGTGCGCGCACCCTGCCGCTGGACGTGTGGGCGACGGAAAGGAACCAGGCGTGGACGGGATCGACCGGGGCGTCGGGGTGA
- a CDS encoding isocitrate/isopropylmalate family dehydrogenase: MGAVVGLAVGRGTGAELADVFERVLGVLATGVAVERSPRVYDSYFSLRDNDSGTPAMRERTLADAGHYERFCRDLAARGARAVFRTAINAQSLYLVRQRLRAVKVDEITAGLLVVRDQAQGFYTGDNEHGPGIITRTTVFRREITREVLSYAVERARELWPEGPAEIVLAYKFHLLDGEFDRWVREAAADAGVAVRLCQPDTVNRDLLERGPVPRTVIVAGNEWGDIMHVLLLDRYGSRRQEESCTENVYLHPDVAGLTEFQTVHGSADDIAGRGLVNPTATVRAAAAVARQVGCAGAVVAVERALAAVADEGIATPDRGGRHTTTEVVDALIASPDLLHA; encoded by the coding sequence GTGGGCGCGGTCGTCGGACTGGCCGTGGGGCGTGGTACCGGCGCGGAGTTGGCCGACGTCTTCGAGCGGGTGCTAGGGGTGCTCGCCACAGGGGTGGCGGTCGAGCGTTCGCCGCGGGTGTACGACTCGTATTTCTCGTTACGTGACAACGACTCCGGCACGCCGGCGATGCGGGAGCGGACGCTCGCGGACGCCGGGCACTACGAGCGGTTCTGCCGGGACCTGGCGGCACGGGGTGCGCGCGCCGTGTTCCGCACCGCGATCAACGCCCAGTCGCTCTACCTGGTCCGGCAGCGGTTGCGGGCGGTGAAGGTGGACGAGATCACCGCCGGACTGCTGGTGGTGCGGGACCAGGCCCAGGGTTTCTACACCGGCGACAACGAGCACGGCCCGGGGATCATCACGCGGACCACGGTGTTCCGCCGGGAGATCACCCGGGAAGTGTTGTCCTACGCGGTGGAACGTGCGCGCGAGTTGTGGCCGGAGGGCCCCGCGGAGATCGTCCTGGCGTACAAGTTCCACCTGCTCGACGGCGAGTTCGACCGGTGGGTACGCGAGGCCGCGGCGGATGCGGGTGTCGCGGTGCGGTTGTGCCAGCCGGACACCGTCAACCGGGACCTGCTCGAACGCGGACCGGTTCCGCGCACGGTGATCGTGGCCGGGAACGAGTGGGGCGACATCATGCACGTGCTGCTGCTGGACCGGTACGGGTCGCGGCGGCAGGAGGAAAGCTGCACGGAGAACGTCTACCTGCACCCCGACGTGGCCGGGTTGACGGAGTTCCAGACGGTGCACGGGTCCGCCGACGACATCGCCGGACGGGGCCTGGTCAACCCGACCGCCACCGTCCGCGCCGCGGCGGCAGTCGCGCGACAGGTCGGGTGCGCCGGGGCGGTCGTGGCGGTGGAGCGGGCGTTGGCGGCCGTGGCCGACGAGGGCATCGCGACCCCGGACCGGGGTGGCCGGCACACGACCACCGAGGTGGTCGACGCGCTCATCGCTTCTCCCGATCTCCTGCACGCGTAA
- a CDS encoding EF-hand domain-containing protein: MRDAAVERVSVVFSLFDANDSGKLDGEDFELMARRVVVAADGSGEPALREMVEAFRAYWATLVAELDVDGDGEVTFEEFRTCVLSPERFDATVARFADALAELGDPDGDGLIERSRFLALMKAIGFEEGKVHALFDAFGPSEDDLVAVDTWRRGIVDFYAPDKADIPGDLLVGGGVG; the protein is encoded by the coding sequence ATGCGGGACGCGGCGGTCGAGCGGGTGTCGGTGGTGTTCTCGTTGTTCGACGCGAACGACAGCGGGAAGTTGGACGGCGAGGACTTCGAACTGATGGCCAGGCGGGTGGTGGTGGCCGCCGACGGGTCCGGTGAGCCGGCGCTGCGGGAGATGGTCGAGGCGTTCCGGGCCTACTGGGCGACGTTGGTCGCCGAGCTGGACGTCGACGGGGACGGTGAGGTCACGTTCGAGGAGTTCCGGACCTGTGTGCTGTCGCCGGAGCGGTTCGACGCCACCGTGGCGCGGTTCGCCGACGCGTTGGCGGAACTGGGCGACCCGGACGGCGACGGGTTGATCGAGCGGTCGCGGTTTCTGGCTCTGATGAAGGCCATCGGTTTCGAGGAGGGCAAGGTCCACGCGTTGTTCGACGCGTTCGGCCCGTCCGAGGACGACCTGGTCGCGGTGGACACCTGGCGTCGGGGCATCGTCGACTTCTACGCCCCGGACAAGGCGGACATCCCGGGTGACCTGCTGGTCGGCGGCGGGGTGGGCTGA
- a CDS encoding pentapeptide repeat-containing protein, whose translation MNGHPPRRRVPPRPSGPVARPAGLHRPRPRPRRPVNWTAVASLLAALAAVAGVVFTGLALRTSRAQNALTEQGQLTDRYGKAVDQLDRTGPEHLQGRLGAVYALERLARDSPRDHPTIVEVLSAFVRTTTPRPTRTGATTCPDQTVSPDVQAALTVLGRRDQSHDQTTRIDLRDTCLTGTDLTGANLVGTDLAGTDLTRGDLTGAKLRDAHLSNATLADADLGGADLTEVDLTGAHLADADLTRADLRTANLRGANLTRAQLTGADLRDGHLSGADLTEASLANADLTGANLTGARLADTDLTGADFHAADLGTADLTDADLADASLADANLGGANLTDADLRRVDLGAADLRKAILRGADLTGANLRSANLLGADLRGADLAGALHDEKTVVTGVLSDADTAGAWW comes from the coding sequence ATGAACGGACATCCCCCGCGCCGCCGCGTCCCACCCCGCCCGTCCGGACCGGTCGCCCGCCCGGCCGGGCTGCACCGGCCGCGACCACGTCCCCGTCGACCGGTGAACTGGACGGCGGTCGCCTCGCTGCTCGCCGCACTGGCCGCGGTCGCCGGTGTGGTGTTCACCGGCCTGGCGTTGCGGACCAGCCGCGCGCAGAACGCCCTGACCGAACAGGGCCAGCTCACCGACCGGTACGGCAAGGCCGTCGACCAGCTCGACCGCACCGGCCCGGAACACCTCCAGGGCCGTCTCGGCGCCGTCTACGCCCTCGAACGCCTCGCCCGCGACTCACCCCGCGACCACCCCACCATCGTCGAGGTCCTCTCCGCGTTCGTCCGCACCACCACACCCCGCCCCACCCGCACGGGCGCCACGACGTGCCCGGACCAGACCGTCAGCCCCGACGTCCAGGCGGCGCTCACCGTCCTGGGCCGCCGCGACCAGAGCCACGACCAGACCACCCGGATCGACCTGCGCGACACCTGCCTCACCGGCACCGACCTCACGGGCGCGAACCTCGTCGGCACGGATCTCGCCGGCACCGATCTCACCCGCGGGGACCTCACCGGCGCGAAGCTCCGCGACGCGCACCTGTCGAACGCGACGCTCGCCGACGCGGACCTCGGCGGAGCCGACCTCACCGAGGTGGACCTGACCGGCGCCCACCTCGCCGACGCCGACCTCACCAGGGCGGACCTGCGGACCGCGAACCTCCGCGGCGCGAACCTCACCCGCGCACAACTGACCGGCGCCGACCTGCGCGACGGACACCTCAGCGGCGCGGACCTCACCGAAGCGAGCCTCGCCAACGCCGATCTCACCGGTGCGAATCTCACCGGCGCGCGCCTCGCCGACACCGACCTCACCGGCGCGGACTTCCACGCGGCCGACCTCGGCACCGCCGACCTCACGGACGCCGACCTCGCCGACGCGAGTCTCGCCGACGCGAACCTCGGCGGCGCGAACCTCACCGACGCGGACCTCCGCCGCGTGGACCTCGGTGCCGCGGACCTCCGCAAGGCGATCCTGCGCGGAGCGGACCTCACCGGCGCGAACCTCCGAAGCGCGAACCTCCTCGGCGCGGACCTGCGCGGCGCGGACCTCGCCGGCGCGCTCCACGACGAGAAGACCGTCGTGACCGGTGTCCTGTCCGACGCGGACACCGCGGGTGCGTGGTGGTGA
- the pip gene encoding prolyl aminopeptidase, with the protein MTNTSDDGRHPSSEPYESGMLEVGDGHSLYWEVSGNPDGKPAVALHGGPGSGSTPRMRGLFDPDRYRVVLFDQRNAGRSTPSAADPVVDLSANTTGHLVDDIEALRVHLGIDRWLVLGGSWGVTLALAYAQAHPARVTEMVLAAVTNGDRRDTDWITRDMGRVFPREWERFRAGVPAAERDGDLSAAYSRLLHDPDPEVRATAARRWCEWEDAHMSLAPDATPSLSVADPAFQLVFARIVTHYWSNGCFLDEGQLQRGIDRLHGTPAVLIHGRYDVSGPLGTAWALHRAWPGSELVVLDDTGHGGGGMRAAMIAALDRFGRGQDG; encoded by the coding sequence ATGACGAACACTTCCGACGACGGGCGCCATCCGTCGAGCGAGCCGTACGAGTCGGGCATGCTGGAGGTCGGCGACGGGCATTCGCTGTACTGGGAGGTGTCGGGCAACCCCGACGGCAAACCGGCCGTCGCGTTGCACGGGGGACCCGGATCGGGGAGCACGCCGCGCATGCGGGGGCTGTTCGACCCGGACCGCTACCGCGTGGTCCTGTTCGACCAGCGCAACGCCGGGCGCAGTACTCCGTCGGCCGCCGATCCGGTCGTCGACCTGTCGGCCAACACCACCGGGCACCTCGTCGACGACATCGAGGCGCTGCGGGTCCACCTGGGCATCGACCGCTGGCTGGTTCTGGGTGGTTCGTGGGGCGTCACGCTCGCGCTCGCCTACGCCCAGGCGCATCCGGCGCGGGTGACCGAAATGGTGCTCGCGGCCGTGACCAACGGCGACCGCCGCGACACCGACTGGATCACCCGTGACATGGGCCGCGTCTTCCCGCGTGAGTGGGAACGGTTCCGTGCCGGTGTGCCCGCCGCCGAGCGCGACGGCGACCTGTCCGCCGCCTACAGCCGACTGCTCCACGACCCCGACCCCGAGGTCCGTGCCACGGCCGCACGTCGGTGGTGCGAGTGGGAGGACGCGCACATGTCGTTGGCCCCCGACGCCACACCCTCGCTGTCGGTCGCCGATCCGGCGTTCCAGCTGGTCTTCGCCCGCATCGTCACCCACTACTGGTCGAATGGCTGCTTCCTTGACGAGGGACAGCTGCAACGCGGGATCGATCGGCTCCACGGGACTCCCGCCGTGCTGATCCACGGCCGCTACGACGTCAGCGGACCGCTCGGCACGGCCTGGGCGTTGCACCGGGCCTGGCCCGGCAGCGAACTCGTGGTCCTCGACGACACCGGTCACGGCGGGGGCGGCATGAGGGCGGCGATGATCGCCGCCCTCGACCGCTTCGGCCGCGGTCAGGACGGGTGA
- a CDS encoding alpha/beta hydrolase has product MTAPDTIVLIHGFWVTPRSWEHWIAHYESKGFRVLAPAYPGLEVEVEALRADPTPIAELTVPRIIDHLSSVIDALDAPPILIGHSAGGAFTQILLDRGRGAVGVALNSAPTEGVRVVPFSQVKSTFAVFKNPANRHRAVPISFAQWNYAFTNTFTEDESRALYERYAIPVNGGIVWGGVLANFQPGHQDTWVDYHNDARAPLLFVAGGEDHIMPPAVQRSNAGHYRSDTVTEIEERPGFAHLLPAQPGWQEIADHVLDWALRHAR; this is encoded by the coding sequence ATGACCGCGCCCGACACCATCGTCCTGATCCACGGCTTCTGGGTGACCCCGCGCAGCTGGGAGCACTGGATCGCGCACTACGAGAGCAAGGGCTTCCGCGTACTCGCCCCGGCCTACCCCGGGTTGGAGGTCGAGGTCGAGGCGCTGCGGGCCGACCCGACGCCCATCGCCGAACTGACCGTCCCGAGGATCATCGACCACCTGTCGTCGGTGATCGACGCGCTCGACGCCCCACCGATCCTGATCGGCCACTCGGCGGGCGGGGCGTTCACCCAGATCCTGCTCGACCGGGGTCGCGGCGCGGTCGGCGTGGCCTTGAACTCCGCGCCGACCGAAGGCGTCCGGGTGGTGCCGTTCAGCCAGGTCAAGTCGACGTTCGCGGTGTTCAAGAACCCGGCCAACCGGCACCGCGCGGTCCCGATCAGCTTCGCGCAGTGGAACTACGCGTTCACCAACACGTTCACCGAGGACGAGTCCCGCGCGCTCTACGAGCGGTACGCGATCCCGGTCAACGGCGGCATCGTGTGGGGCGGCGTGCTGGCCAACTTCCAGCCGGGGCACCAGGACACGTGGGTCGACTACCACAACGACGCCCGCGCTCCGCTGCTGTTCGTGGCCGGCGGCGAGGACCACATCATGCCGCCGGCCGTGCAACGGTCCAACGCCGGGCACTACAGGTCGGACACGGTCACCGAGATCGAGGAACGACCCGGCTTCGCCCACCTGCTGCCGGCGCAGCCGGGGTGGCAGGAGATCGCCGACCACGTCCTGGACTGGGCACTGCGGCACGCCCGGTGA
- a CDS encoding alpha/beta fold hydrolase, with amino-acid sequence MPHVTTADGARIFYKDWGEGRPVVLSHGWPLNADSWEAQQLFLAHNGFRAIAHDRRGHGRSDQTWHGNAMDTYADDLAALVDALDLREVTLVGFSTGGGEVARYVGRHGTSRVAQVVLVSAVPPFMLRTDDNPDGVPGEVFDDLRAGSLADRSQLYRDLADGPFFGNDRPGAAVSQGIRDAFWRQGLEAGHHNAYECVAAFSATDFRADLDAFDVPTLVIHGDDDQVVPIDVGGRASAARIAHAELIVYPDAPHGITDTHKQRLSDDLLAFLRSL; translated from the coding sequence ATGCCCCACGTGACGACCGCCGACGGTGCGCGGATCTTCTACAAGGACTGGGGCGAGGGCCGCCCCGTGGTGCTCAGCCACGGGTGGCCGCTGAACGCCGACAGCTGGGAGGCGCAGCAGCTCTTCCTGGCCCACAACGGTTTCCGCGCGATCGCCCACGACCGGCGCGGCCACGGGCGCTCCGACCAGACGTGGCACGGCAACGCGATGGACACCTACGCCGACGACCTCGCCGCCCTCGTCGACGCCCTCGACCTGCGCGAGGTCACCCTGGTCGGCTTCTCCACCGGCGGCGGCGAGGTGGCGCGCTACGTCGGCCGGCACGGCACGTCCCGGGTCGCGCAGGTGGTGCTCGTGTCCGCCGTGCCGCCGTTCATGCTCCGGACCGACGACAACCCCGACGGCGTGCCGGGCGAGGTGTTCGACGACCTGCGCGCCGGATCCCTCGCCGACCGGTCGCAGCTGTACCGGGACCTGGCCGACGGCCCGTTCTTCGGGAACGACCGCCCCGGCGCGGCCGTGTCCCAGGGGATTCGCGACGCGTTCTGGCGACAGGGCCTGGAGGCCGGGCACCACAACGCCTACGAGTGCGTGGCCGCCTTCTCCGCCACGGACTTCCGCGCGGACCTGGACGCGTTCGACGTGCCCACGCTGGTCATCCACGGCGACGACGACCAGGTCGTGCCGATCGACGTCGGCGGTCGCGCGTCCGCCGCCCGGATCGCGCACGCCGAGCTGATCGTCTATCCCGACGCGCCGCACGGCATCACCGACACCCACAAGCAGCGCCTGTCCGACGACCTCCTCGCCTTCCTCAGGAGCCTGTGA
- a CDS encoding helix-turn-helix domain-containing protein, whose amino-acid sequence MAYILDTAELPSRDRVEAFRTAMAQASAPCQVIHEDPDGDVRARIGLWDLGGGNIFTTHATGVRLLRTTKQARQDVMPVVALSVQQRAHARHEQFGHRRVVAPGELMAVDLSAPYDFSWSGPGGAGCVQVPLDHLALPVDLVRRAVTDLTRSPLHRLVTEHVAHLVANADDLAAGPGAAALGAANVELTRALLLSAGHSDAHTRAALADTLLTRVRAHVRRHLGDADLTPATIAAAHHISVRHLYKLCSGAGFSLEQWIIEERLARARDDLATTDDTIATTAHRWGFRNATHFARRFHARYGRNPSEWRRDPTGSSD is encoded by the coding sequence ATGGCCTACATCCTCGACACCGCGGAGTTGCCGTCCCGTGACCGGGTCGAGGCGTTCCGGACCGCCATGGCCCAGGCGTCCGCGCCGTGCCAGGTGATCCACGAGGACCCGGACGGCGACGTGCGCGCCCGCATCGGCCTGTGGGACCTGGGCGGCGGCAACATCTTCACCACCCACGCCACCGGGGTCCGGTTGTTGCGCACCACGAAACAGGCCCGCCAGGACGTGATGCCGGTCGTCGCCCTGTCCGTCCAGCAACGGGCGCATGCCAGGCACGAGCAGTTCGGCCACCGCCGCGTCGTCGCGCCGGGTGAACTGATGGCCGTCGACCTGTCCGCACCGTACGACTTCTCGTGGTCCGGTCCGGGCGGCGCGGGCTGCGTCCAGGTGCCCCTGGACCACCTGGCCCTCCCGGTCGACCTGGTCCGCCGCGCCGTGACCGACCTGACCCGGAGCCCGCTGCACCGCCTGGTCACCGAGCACGTCGCCCACCTGGTGGCGAACGCCGACGACCTGGCCGCCGGTCCCGGCGCGGCGGCCCTGGGTGCCGCGAACGTCGAACTGACCAGGGCGCTGCTGCTGTCCGCCGGTCACTCCGACGCGCACACCAGAGCCGCCCTGGCCGACACCCTCCTGACCCGCGTCCGGGCCCACGTCCGCCGCCACCTGGGGGACGCCGACCTGACACCGGCCACCATCGCCGCCGCCCACCACATCTCCGTGCGCCACCTGTACAAGCTCTGTTCCGGGGCGGGGTTCAGCCTGGAACAGTGGATCATCGAGGAACGCCTGGCCCGCGCCCGTGACGACCTGGCCACCACCGACGACACGATCGCCACGACCGCCCACCGCTGGGGATTTCGGAACGCGACCCACTTCGCCCGCAGGTTCCACGCGCGCTACGGCCGGAACCCGAGCGAGTGGCGCCGTGACCCCACCGGCTCTTCCGACTGA